In Persephonella sp., one genomic interval encodes:
- a CDS encoding type II toxin-antitoxin system death-on-curing family toxin yields the protein MFSPKLIEEIHKEIIRSTGGSFGIRDENLLESSLKVPFQTFGKEDLYKTPIEKAAKLLETIIKNYPFVDGNKRVAYVLFRLFLEENGYVLTATEEEKYNLIMSIASHKISYKQIIEWTRKHSSKVQS from the coding sequence ATGTTTTCTCCTAAACTGATAGAAGAAATTCATAAGGAAATAATCCGTTCTACAGGTGGAAGCTTTGGTATTAGGGATGAAAATCTTCTTGAAAGTTCTTTAAAAGTTCCTTTTCAAACCTTTGGTAAAGAAGATTTATATAAAACTCCTATAGAGAAAGCTGCAAAATTACTGGAAACCATTATAAAAAACTATCCCTTTGTTGATGGAAACAAAAGAGTTGCCTATGTCCTCTTTAGATTATTTTTAGAAGAAAATGGATATGTTTTAACTGCCACAGAAGAAGAAAAATATAACCTGATTATGAGTATAGCCTCACATAAAATTTCTTACAAACAGATCATTGAATGGACAAGAAAGCATTCCAGTAAAGTTCAATCTTAA
- a CDS encoding NADH-quinone oxidoreductase subunit B family protein has translation MFNILKIRLKEGIKSEDIQVRDENVEILGKKLKEKIDKYFQRSFAIREVDSGSCNACEYEISALSNPYYDVERFGIKFVASPKHADAIMITGCMTRNMYKAVLRAYENVPEPKFVIAVGDCVLDGGVFKGSYATMDGIQDKLPVDVWIKGCPPEPIDIISGVLKLLEEKFPDKD, from the coding sequence ATGTTTAATATACTAAAAATAAGGCTTAAAGAAGGAATAAAGTCGGAGGATATACAGGTAAGAGATGAAAATGTTGAGATTTTAGGTAAAAAGCTAAAGGAAAAGATTGATAAATATTTTCAAAGGAGTTTTGCGATAAGAGAGGTTGACAGCGGTTCCTGTAATGCCTGTGAGTATGAAATTTCCGCCTTATCAAATCCCTATTATGATGTGGAAAGATTTGGGATAAAATTTGTTGCCTCTCCTAAGCATGCAGATGCAATTATGATAACAGGTTGTATGACAAGAAATATGTATAAAGCAGTCTTAAGAGCTTATGAAAATGTGCCAGAGCCTAAATTTGTTATAGCAGTTGGAGATTGTGTTTTAGATGGCGGAGTTTTTAAAGGAAGTTATGCCACAATGGACGGTATTCAGGATAAACTTCCTGTTGATGTATGGATAAAAGGCTGTCCTCCTGAGCCTATAGATATTATTTCTGGAGTTTTAAAGCTACTGGAAGAAAAATTTCCTGATAAAGACTAA